The following are encoded in a window of Kogia breviceps isolate mKogBre1 chromosome 12, mKogBre1 haplotype 1, whole genome shotgun sequence genomic DNA:
- the CIMIP4 gene encoding LOW QUALITY PROTEIN: ciliary microtubule inner protein 4 (The sequence of the model RefSeq protein was modified relative to this genomic sequence to represent the inferred CDS: substituted 1 base at 1 genomic stop codon) translates to MELDHXAGTTTLTRAHLNNRKEGRQDTDPWRTARSPVDTSKFKYQLPVSPPPSMYRGHSPRGSSLGQAPLEDIRPPPPKAVSRDSPQRDSQLGSLKKESYRPSSRERRASFREGAQPCQGLEEDSNLEAQGQSSSSIPSNIRHQFGSNVVDQLISEEQAQRAIGEALEGQKRASSWPSRIQSPAAITSVFSDYYELGYNMRSNLFQGAQQEMKSLMKASYTPEVIEKSMRDLEHWHGRKTDDLGRWHQKNAVNMNLQKALDEKEKSKSKNSKF, encoded by the exons ATGGAGCTGGACCACTGAGCAG GTACAACCACTTTGACCAGGGCCCATCTGAACAACCGCAAGGAAGGACGGCAGGACACGGACCCCTGGAGAACTGCCCGTAGCCCGGTGGATACCTCCAAGTTCAAGTACCAGCTCCCAGTCTCCCCACCGCCATCCATGTACCGAGGACACAGCCCCCGAGGCAGCTCCCTCGGGCAGGCCCCCCTGGAGGACATCCGGCCTCCACCCCCCAAGGCTGTCAGCCGGGACTCTCCCCAGAGAGACTCACAGCTGGGGTCCCtgaagaaagaaagctacagaccCTCCTCGAGGGAGAGGAGGGCCTCCTTTCGAGAGGGGGCTCAGccgtgccaggggctggaggaggactCCAACTTGGAGGCACAGGGCCAGAGTAGCAGCAGTATTCCCAGCAACATCCGTCACCAGTTTGGGAGCAACGTGGTGGACCAGCTGATCTCCGAGGAGCAG GCTCAAAGGGCCATTGGAGAAGCCTTGGAGGGCCAGAAAAGGGCAAGCTCATGGCCCAGCAGGATCCAGAGTCCCGCCGCAATCACCTCCGTCTTTTCAGACTACTATGAGCTGGGCTACAACATGCGGTCAAACTTGTTTCAAG GGGCCCAACAGGAGATGAAGAGCCTTATGAAGGCCTCCTACACCCCCGAGGTGATTGAGAAATCAATGAGGGACTTAGAGCACTGGCATGGCAGGAAGACGGATGATCTGG GACGGTGGCACCAGAAAAATGCGGTGAACATGAACTTGCAGAAAGCACtggatgagaaagaaaagagcaaaagcAAGAACTCGAAGTTCTAG